One Saccharomycodes ludwigii strain NBRC 1722 chromosome VI, whole genome shotgun sequence DNA segment encodes these proteins:
- the STU2 gene encoding Stu2p (similar to Saccharomyces cerevisiae YLR045C | STU2 | Suppressor of TUbulin) gives MNTNNHNNDINDVDISTLTLAQKLSHKLWKARLNGYEELANEFLNQQKKINNNNNNNNNNNNIQLLNEYIHNFNTDQCYDFTNFLNEANVVALDKATQSLLEYLNLIDCLIVNPFSHISLSAYQSSPSYVKKLDTMKSQVLEPLIIKGVVSTRHTTRENSMKCILKFVQFDGNTTSTVDFITNNFLADTSIVKKPKILQGYCSCLYEILETFRDLPSNNISFINLMQILPKLSNNADKKVRDLIFQIIVVIYQCLTQKDILYETVINNLKPIQQKILKQMFTKAEDTTNVVTQKRYEWQLIKEREEIEEREKQQLMLQQKNKNDNVDEDGDTMMMIHSNIDNKIDSSSNNNAQLDPFEIYTSTKLCQLFNFEDFDTRINSSKWKDRVEALTELDNFFVKNNIKKLDSSNEDYSVLFNSLIHLISKDANLQVIQLAADIFTKMVDCLRSQGFSQYYNNNNVNYLVPLIERLKEKKPSVNKSLVECILIIIKYGGRNSKDRGLKMVIDDIIMFLSPKKLLQVRLETTKLFTRLMNLYPSDYKVIKNKLNDLMPLLIKICNESQGPIRNAGFQCIATVMRLFQYNTGETTIEDELDEFITKLDKLKYKKIKEFYDGMEDFGNTIAGAEDVNNNNNNNNSIRNIKNNKIRSVLPLKRNASPVKNDLIVENSGNADTSNGTNIHSVDETKKPLLLSDINNNSDKGIDNSSTKITDSEHIFGSIKKRQATQSSLAPSTAQNTWKLEKSKYQRKIDALELENKNLKDQLEQKIEKCDQVTKDYKSQTNRIKTLENQLTESTLKITDLENQIILLNSKNNTNDKQNGRSSRASSFSSEDLNSKVNLLKINNNSHVFSNSDSSNNRSSSAFSNITSKHNNASINELGSSPVHVDIKSIGSRTSLSNGRSMSNNTNTNNSLGLNSVTSLNSFVTDESWKRAAEVTEQLKARIERMKAKSRSISNN, from the coding sequence ATGAACACAAACAACCATAACAATGATATTAACGATGTAGATATTTCTACATTAACCTTGGCCCAAAAATTATCCCATAAATTATGGAAAGCAAGGTTAAACGGTTATGAGGAGTTAGCCAATGAATTTCtaaatcaacaaaaaaaaataaataacaacaataataataataataataataataatattcagTTATTAAACgaatatattcataatttCAATACAGACCAATGCTATGATTttactaattttttaaatgaagCAAACGTTGTTGCCTTGGATAAAGCTACCCAATCGCTTCTGGAGTATCTCAATCTTATAGATTGTCTAATCGTTAATCCATTCAGTCATATCTCCTTGTCAGCTTATCAATCCTCCCCTTCatatgttaaaaaattggataCAATGAAAAGTCAAGTTTTAGAACctttaattataaaagGCGTCGTTTCCACCAGGCACACAACTAGGGAAAATTCAATGAaatgtattttaaaatttgtacAATTCGATGGTAATACGACTTCTACAGTTGACTTcataacaaataattttttagcaGACACATCAATAGTTAAAAAACCCAAAATTTTACAAGGTTATTGTAGTTGTTTATACGAGATTTTGGAAACATTTCGTGATCTACCATCAAATAACATTTCATTTATTAACTTAATGCAGATATTACCCAAATTATCTAACAATGCTGATAAAAAAGTCCGAGATCTAATTTTTCAGATTATTGTTGTAATATATCAATGTTTGACTCAAAAGGATATTTTGTATGAGACGGTGattaacaatttaaaaCCCATTCAAcagaaaattttaaaacaaatgttCACTAAAGCCGAGGATACCACAAATGTTGTTACTCAAAAAAGATATGAGTGGCAGCTTATTAAAGAAAGGGAAGAAATagaagaaagagaaaaacaacaattaatgttgcaacaaaaaaataagaatgaTAACGTGGATGAAGATGGTGATACTATGATGATGATACATAGcaatattgataataagattgatagtagtagtaataataacgctCAATTAGATCCTTTTGAAATCTATACATCAACAAAACTATGCCAACTTTTCAACTTTGAAGATTTTGACACACGAATAAATAGCTCTAAATGGAAAGATAGGGTGGAAGCGCTAACTGAGCTAGACAACTTTTTCGTTAAgaacaatattaaaaaattagattCCTCCAATGAAGATTATTCTGTattattcaattctttGATTCATCTAATAAGCAAGGATGCTAATTTACAAGTAATCCAACTAGCCGCAGATATTTTCACCAAAATGGTTGATTGTTTACGCTCCCAAGGGTTCTctcaatattataataataataacgttAATTATTTAGTCCCACTAATTGAAAgattaaaggaaaaaaagccTTCTGTGAATAAAAGTTTGGTAGAATGCattctaataattataaaatatggTGGCCGTAACAGTAAGGATCGAGGATTGAAAATGGTTATTGATGACATCATTATGTTTCTTTCCCCAAAGAAGCTGTTACAGGTTAGATTAGAAACCACCAAATTGTTTACTCGATTGATGAATTTATATCCATCAGATTATAAAGTAATCAAGAATAAATTGAATGATTTAATGCCTTTGTTAATAAAGATATGTAATGAGTCACAAGGCCCTATTAGAAACGCAGGTTTTCAATGTATTGCTACAGTAATGAGATTGTTTCAATATAATACAGGAGAAACTACAATAGAAGATGAATTGGATGAATTTATAACCAAATTAGATAAGttgaaatataaaaaaattaaagaattttATGATGGCATGGAAGATTTCGGAAATACTATTGCCGGTGCGGAggatgttaataataataataataataataatagtatccgtaacattaaaaataataaaataagatcGGTTTTACCCTTAAAAAGAAACGCTTCTCCTGTgaaaaatgatttaatCGTCGAAAATAGTGGTAATGCTGACACTAGTAATGGTACTAATATTCATTCAGTAGATGAAACCAAAAaaccattgttattaagtgatattaataataatagtgataaAGGTATTGATAACTCTAGCACCAAGATTACTGATTCTGAACATATATTTGGttcaataaagaaaagacaAGCCACTCAATCATCTCTAGCACCCTCAACTGCACAAAATACCTGGAAGTTGGAAAAATCAAAGTATCAAAGGAAAATTGATGCTTTGGAATTAGAGAATAAAAACTTGAAAGATCAATTGGAAcagaaaattgaaaaatgtgACCAAGTAACTAAAGATTATAAATCACAGACAAATAGAATCAAAACCTTGGAAAACCAGTTGACTGAATCCACTTTGAAGATCACAGATTTGGAGAATCAAATCATTTTGTTAAATAGcaaaaataacaccaaCGATAAACAAAACGGAAGGAGTTCAAGAGCTTCTAGTTTTTCCAGTGAAGATTTAAATAGCAAAGTCAACctactaaaaataaataacaatagtcATGTGTTTAGTAATAGTGATAGTAGCAACAATAGGAGTAGTAGTGCGTTTAGTAATATTACAAGCAAACATAATAATGCCAGCATTAACGAGTTGGGTAGTTCACCGGTACATGTTGACATTAAAAGTATTGGTAGTAGGACAAGTCTCAGCAATGGGAGAAGTATGTCTAATAACacaaatactaataattctTTAGGTTTAAATTCAGTAACTTCTCTAAATTCATTTGTTACGGACGAATCATGGAAAAGAGCTGCTGAAGTTACTGAACAATTAAAAGCTAGAATCGAAAGAATGAAAGCTAAATCAAGATCGATCAGTAATAActaa
- the TRX2 gene encoding thioredoxin TRX2 (similar to Saccharomyces cerevisiae YGR209C | TRX2 | ThioRedoXin (paralog of YLR043C | TRX1)) gives MDYTLIITTTLIFLLIKLSFPNKSKDYNNQNTYNPQNNNNNNNKMVSAISSAEQFSKAINADKLVVVDFFATWCGPCKMIAPMIEKFAQEYTQADFYKVDVDELAEVAARAEVSAMPTFVFYKNGKEVTRVVGANPAAVKSTVASNI, from the coding sequence ATGGATTATACTTTGattattactaccactttaatttttttactcaTTAAGCTTTCTTTTCCcaataaatcaaaagatTATAACAACCAAAACACTTATAACCCacaaaacaacaacaataacaacaacaaaatggTCTCCGCTATCTCTTCTGCTGAACAATTCTCCAAAGCTATCAATGCCGATAAATTAGTCGTTGTCGACTTTTTTGCCACTTGGTGTGGTCCTTGTAAGATGATTGCTCCAAtgattgaaaaatttgctCAAGAATACACTCAAGCTGATTTCTACAAAGTCGATGTTGATGAATTAGCCGAAGTCGCTGCAAGGGCTGAAGTCTCTGCTATGCCAACTTTTgtcttttataaaaatggtaaagaAGTTACTAGAGTCGTTGGTGCCAACCCAGCAGCTGTTAAATCTACCGTTGCTTCCAACATTTAG